In one window of Undibacter mobilis DNA:
- a CDS encoding LysE family translocator, translated as MTFSLFIATVIAGFTYSVIPGPAVLLVFSLAAQHGRAMGAKFLIGHMAGDVTWSAMAFASIVGVSQMGPLLFDILGAGCGLYLIYLGIKAVRAKSIGEAPVLRGHRPYRAGFLFGLTNPKAYPVAVAVFTALIARYTMELSWSSLPLMGLAAWIGIVLGYAATLFWAGLPIVRRFFLTHGVVVTRIIGVTFVLFGLKSLADAGRSFQTR; from the coding sequence ATGACCTTCTCTCTGTTCATCGCCACCGTGATCGCCGGCTTCACCTATTCGGTGATCCCCGGGCCTGCGGTGTTGCTCGTGTTCTCGCTCGCAGCCCAGCACGGCCGCGCCATGGGCGCCAAATTCCTGATCGGGCACATGGCAGGCGACGTCACCTGGAGCGCAATGGCCTTTGCCTCGATCGTCGGCGTCAGCCAGATGGGCCCGCTGCTGTTCGACATTCTGGGCGCCGGCTGCGGCCTGTACCTGATCTATCTCGGCATAAAGGCGGTCCGCGCCAAATCGATTGGCGAAGCCCCGGTGCTGCGCGGGCACCGACCCTATCGCGCCGGCTTCCTGTTCGGGTTGACCAATCCCAAGGCGTATCCGGTGGCGGTCGCGGTCTTCACTGCGCTGATTGCGCGCTACACCATGGAGCTGTCCTGGTCGTCACTGCCGCTGATGGGGCTGGCCGCCTGGATCGGCATCGTCCTCGGTTATGCCGCGACCTTGTTCTGGGCCGGGCTGCCGATCGTGCGCCGCTTCTTCCTGACGCACGGTGTCGTGGTGACGCGCATTATCGGCGTGACCTTCGTGCTGTTCGGACTGAAGTCGCTGGCCGACGCCGGCCGCTCGTTCCAGACCCGCTAG
- a CDS encoding HdeA/HdeB family chaperone encodes MKKLSVMLVAAAMLAPLPLKAQQLDLSTVTCKDFVTSDKDTIGLILMWIEGFYASQDAKPIVDFDKMKQNGGKLGEYCGKNPSHSLITAADDVVK; translated from the coding sequence ATGAAAAAGCTATCGGTGATGCTGGTCGCGGCGGCGATGCTCGCGCCGCTGCCGCTCAAGGCGCAACAGCTCGATCTGTCGACGGTGACCTGCAAGGACTTCGTCACCAGCGACAAGGATACCATTGGCCTCATCCTGATGTGGATCGAAGGCTTCTACGCCAGCCAGGACGCCAAGCCGATCGTCGACTTCGACAAGATGAAGCAGAACGGCGGCAAGCTCGGCGAGTATTGCGGCAAGAATCCGTCGCACAGCCTCATCACAGCGGCCGACGACGTCGTCAAATAG
- a CDS encoding GNAT family N-acetyltransferase, whose amino-acid sequence MSELDLTIVPESPSDALAVERLNERTFGPGRYARSAYRIREGRGHLPELSFVARIGTLMVGSIRLTPVCIGDTPALLLGPLTVEPPFRSRGVGAALMDRALKDARANGHKLVVLVGDEPYYGRSGFKRIPKGQVKMPGPVNPARLLVNELVPGAFDGVTGLIRPDWVEPAAN is encoded by the coding sequence ATGAGCGAACTCGATCTCACCATTGTCCCCGAATCGCCGAGCGATGCCCTCGCTGTCGAGCGCCTGAACGAACGGACCTTCGGGCCGGGGCGCTATGCGCGCAGCGCCTACCGCATCCGCGAGGGGCGGGGCCATTTGCCGGAATTGTCGTTCGTCGCCCGCATCGGCACCCTGATGGTCGGCTCCATCCGCCTGACGCCGGTCTGCATCGGCGACACGCCGGCCTTGCTGCTCGGCCCGCTGACGGTGGAGCCTCCGTTCCGCTCGCGCGGCGTCGGCGCGGCGCTGATGGACCGCGCGCTCAAGGATGCCCGGGCCAACGGCCACAAGCTGGTGGTGCTGGTCGGCGACGAACCCTATTACGGCCGCAGCGGCTTCAAGCGCATCCCCAAGGGTCAGGTGAAGATGCCGGGTCCGGTCAACCCGGCGCGGCTGTTGGTGAATGAGCTCGTGCCCGGCGCTTTCGATGGCGTGACGGGGCTGATCCGTCCGGATTGGGTCGAGCCCGCCGCGAACTGA